A genome region from Dolichospermum compactum NIES-806 includes the following:
- a CDS encoding sucrose synthase has translation MYKLVQTIINSDEKNALGEFILGLGNNHKRYFLRNEILQAFADYCHQFQKPAYFYHSSSLGTFIQYTHEIILDSENTWFVLRPKIASQEVWLLSADLTKFDLMTPQALLDVSDRLVNRYQPHILEIDLHPFYPAAPRISDSRNIGQGLTVLNHYFCNQSLTDPEYWIHALFQSLQRLEYNGISLLISNHIYSGLQLTKQIKLALEFVSNLSPHTPYEKFGCHLQELGLEPGWGNNAARVRETLELLEKLMDNPEPAILETFVSRICAVFRVVLISIHGWVAQEDVLGRDETLGQVIYVLEQARSLENKMRAEIELAGLDTLGIKPHIIILTRLIPHCEGTFCNLPLEKVDGTENAWILRVPFVESQPEITNNWISKFEIWPYLEKFALAAETELLKQFQGKPNLIIGNYSDGNLVAFILSRKMKVTQCNIAHSLEKPKFLFSNLYWQDLEAQYHFSAQFTADLISMNAADFIITSSYQEIVGTPDTMGQYESYKCFTMPNLYHVIDGIDLFSPKFNMVLPGVSENIFFPYNETTNRESHRRQHIQNLIFQAEHPQIFGKLEHPHKKPIFSVSPTTSIKNLTGLVECFGKSQELQEQCNLILLTSKLHPDSGTNPEEIQEIEKIHAIIHQYHLHHKIRWLGMRLPLSDIAETYRVIADFQGIYIHFALYESFSRSVLEAMISGLPTFTTQFGGSLEIIENHDQGFNLNPTDLEGTAKTITNFLEKCHDYPEHWLENSQWMIERIRHKYNWNSHTNQLLLLAKMFSFWNFVYPEDNEARDRYMESLFHLLYKPIADRILS, from the coding sequence ATGTATAAATTGGTGCAAACTATTATTAACAGTGATGAAAAAAATGCTTTAGGTGAGTTTATCTTAGGATTGGGTAATAATCATAAACGTTACTTTTTAAGAAACGAGATTTTACAAGCATTTGCAGATTATTGTCACCAATTCCAAAAACCTGCTTATTTTTATCACTCTTCCTCACTAGGAACATTTATTCAGTACACACATGAAATAATTCTAGATAGTGAAAATACTTGGTTCGTCCTTAGACCAAAAATTGCCAGTCAAGAGGTATGGTTATTAAGCGCTGATTTGACCAAGTTTGACTTAATGACACCACAAGCATTATTAGATGTGAGCGATCGCTTAGTCAACCGTTACCAACCCCACATTTTAGAAATTGATCTTCATCCCTTCTACCCAGCAGCGCCGAGAATTAGTGATTCTCGAAACATTGGACAAGGTTTAACCGTTCTTAATCATTATTTTTGTAATCAATCATTAACAGATCCTGAATATTGGATTCACGCATTATTTCAATCACTACAGAGATTAGAATATAATGGCATTAGCCTATTAATTAGTAATCACATTTATTCAGGATTACAACTAACCAAACAAATCAAACTAGCTTTAGAATTTGTTAGTAATTTATCTCCCCATACACCTTATGAAAAATTTGGTTGTCATCTCCAAGAACTTGGTTTAGAACCAGGTTGGGGTAACAATGCAGCCAGAGTTAGAGAAACCTTAGAACTTCTCGAAAAACTCATGGATAATCCCGAACCTGCCATCTTAGAAACCTTTGTTTCTCGAATTTGTGCAGTTTTCCGGGTCGTCCTCATTTCCATACATGGTTGGGTTGCACAAGAAGATGTTTTAGGCAGAGATGAAACATTAGGACAAGTTATTTATGTTTTAGAACAAGCCCGCAGTTTAGAAAACAAAATGCGAGCAGAAATTGAACTTGCAGGTTTAGATACATTAGGAATTAAACCCCATATCATTATATTAACTAGACTAATTCCCCATTGCGAAGGCACATTTTGTAACTTACCATTAGAAAAAGTTGATGGTACAGAAAATGCTTGGATTTTGCGCGTTCCTTTTGTAGAATCTCAACCAGAAATTACCAACAACTGGATTTCTAAATTTGAAATTTGGCCTTACTTAGAAAAATTTGCTCTGGCTGCCGAAACAGAACTTTTAAAACAATTTCAAGGCAAGCCAAATCTAATTATTGGTAATTACAGTGATGGTAACTTAGTCGCTTTTATCCTCTCCCGAAAAATGAAAGTTACCCAATGTAACATTGCCCATTCCCTAGAGAAACCCAAATTTCTATTTAGTAACTTATATTGGCAAGATTTAGAAGCACAATATCACTTCTCCGCCCAATTTACCGCTGATTTAATCAGCATGAATGCCGCAGATTTCATCATCACATCATCCTATCAGGAGATTGTCGGTACACCAGATACAATGGGACAATATGAATCTTATAAATGTTTCACCATGCCCAACTTATATCATGTAATTGATGGCATTGATTTATTTAGTCCTAAATTCAACATGGTTCTCCCAGGAGTTAGTGAAAATATATTTTTTCCCTACAACGAAACAACCAATAGAGAATCCCACCGTCGTCAACATATCCAAAATCTGATTTTTCAGGCAGAACACCCACAAATTTTCGGTAAATTAGAACATCCCCATAAAAAACCAATTTTTTCTGTTAGTCCTACTACCTCAATTAAAAACCTCACAGGTTTAGTGGAATGTTTCGGTAAAAGTCAAGAATTACAAGAACAATGTAACCTAATTTTATTAACTAGTAAACTGCATCCAGATTCAGGAACAAACCCCGAAGAAATTCAAGAAATAGAAAAAATTCACGCGATTATTCATCAATATCATCTTCACCATAAAATTCGCTGGTTAGGAATGCGTCTTCCTTTGAGCGATATCGCCGAAACCTATCGTGTAATTGCCGATTTTCAAGGAATTTATATTCACTTTGCCCTTTATGAATCCTTTAGCAGAAGTGTTTTAGAAGCCATGATTTCTGGATTACCAACTTTCACAACTCAATTTGGTGGTTCATTGGAAATTATTGAAAATCACGATCAAGGATTTAATCTCAATCCCACAGACCTCGAAGGAACAGCCAAAACAATTACTAACTTCTTAGAAAAATGTCATGATTATCCAGAACATTGGCTAGAAAATTCCCAATGGATGATTGAACGCATTCGCCATAAATATAACTGGAATTCTCACACCAATCAACTTCTATTATTAGCCAAAATGTTTAGTTTTTGGAACTTCGTTTATCCTGAAGATAACGAAGCTAGAGATCGTTATATGGAAAGTTTATTTCATCTGCTTTATAAACCTATCGCTGACAGGATTTTATCATAA
- the pgmB gene encoding beta-phosphoglucomutase produces the protein MDKKDHFRNLSYTDWILTETQFNPEYLHSRETIFTIGNGYLGTRGTFEEGYPRALSATFINGVYDDVPVVYTELVNCPDWLPLTFIIEGERFRLDQGKTLKYHRKLDLHHGILSRCLRWCSPNGKVIDIHFERFASLADQHIVGQRCQLTPINFDGLIEIQASVNSYSENQGFNHWEGLDQGKTTQGFWLHSRTRNSRIDVGIAAKINISETNTDFQINTTPGYPGLNMTVIGQIQQTITIAKIVSIFTSNEIAEPVATAKEKLVSLPDYITLIDANAQAWDTVWQQSDIIIEGDVTAAFAVRYNLFQLLIAAPRNNPQVSIPAKTLSGFGYHGHIFWDTEIFILPFFTFTQPNLARNLLSYRYHTLPGARRKAAHYGYQGAMFAWESAVTGDEATPRWSLRSDFYAEDIRIWCRDREIHISADIAYAIWYYWQVTEDNEWMRDYGAEIILDTAIFWSSRVEFNPQLECYEIRGVIGADEYHESVHNNCFTNRMVQWHLEKSLFIYNWLHSTFPEVAIKLEQKLQITSEVLTDWREIITKILMLHNPETLLIEQCEGFFQLDDINLAAYEPREKSIQIILGMEKTNQGQVIKQPDVLMLLYLMRESADFPYNQSTLQVNWDYYAPRTDISYGSSLGPAIHAILAADLGKSQEAYECFMQAAMVDLEDKRGNTQDGIHGASAGGIWQAVVFGFGGIQFRENVPVAHSHLPPTWTRLKFKLQWHGKWHEFDLRQELPRVGKTNIRGVIFDLDGVLTDTAEYHYQAWQKLANEEGLFFNREINESLRGVSRRASLMLIIGNREYSEVHIQEMMARKNDYYVELIHNITPADLLPGAVALLDELHQAGIKIAIGSASKNARMVIEKLGIGGKVDVVTDGDTVQAAKPAPDLFLNAANQLGIPPDECVVFEDASVGITAAKAANMWAVGLGPEERVGAADVVLPSLAGVIWEELIRSLFHAEA, from the coding sequence ATGGATAAAAAAGACCATTTTCGTAACCTTAGCTATACAGATTGGATATTAACTGAAACCCAGTTTAATCCCGAATATTTACACAGCCGAGAAACCATTTTCACCATCGGTAATGGCTATTTAGGAACAAGAGGAACATTTGAAGAAGGCTATCCCCGTGCATTATCAGCGACATTTATTAACGGCGTTTACGATGATGTTCCCGTAGTTTACACCGAACTCGTTAACTGTCCAGATTGGCTACCATTAACATTTATAATTGAAGGAGAACGCTTTCGCCTTGATCAAGGTAAAACATTAAAATATCACCGTAAACTAGACTTACATCATGGCATTCTTAGTCGTTGCTTACGTTGGTGTAGTCCCAATGGTAAAGTAATAGATATCCATTTTGAACGCTTTGCTAGTTTAGCTGATCAACATATAGTAGGGCAACGTTGCCAATTAACACCGATAAATTTTGATGGTTTAATTGAAATTCAAGCCAGTGTAAACAGCTATTCAGAAAATCAAGGATTCAATCACTGGGAAGGATTAGATCAAGGTAAAACTACACAAGGATTCTGGTTGCATAGTCGCACTCGCAACAGCCGCATAGATGTCGGTATAGCGGCCAAAATAAATATTTCGGAAACTAATACAGACTTCCAAATTAATACCACACCTGGTTATCCGGGCTTGAATATGACTGTTATAGGTCAAATTCAACAGACAATTACTATAGCAAAAATTGTGAGTATTTTTACATCTAATGAAATTGCCGAACCAGTTGCCACCGCTAAAGAAAAACTCGTAAGTTTACCAGATTACATAACTTTAATTGATGCCAATGCCCAAGCCTGGGATACAGTTTGGCAACAAAGTGACATTATTATTGAGGGAGATGTTACAGCGGCTTTTGCAGTGCGTTACAATCTGTTTCAGTTACTAATTGCTGCACCTAGAAATAATCCTCAAGTCAGTATACCTGCAAAAACCCTATCCGGCTTTGGTTATCACGGTCATATTTTTTGGGATACAGAGATTTTTATTCTGCCATTTTTTACCTTTACCCAACCAAACTTAGCCCGTAATTTACTCAGTTACCGTTATCATACTTTACCAGGGGCGCGACGCAAAGCCGCCCATTATGGGTATCAGGGGGCGATGTTTGCTTGGGAAAGTGCGGTAACTGGAGATGAAGCCACACCGCGCTGGTCACTACGAAGTGACTTTTATGCCGAAGATATCCGTATATGGTGTCGCGATCGAGAAATTCATATTAGTGCGGATATTGCTTACGCCATTTGGTATTATTGGCAAGTGACAGAAGATAATGAGTGGATGCGAGATTATGGTGCAGAAATTATTTTAGATACCGCCATTTTCTGGAGTAGTCGAGTTGAATTTAATCCCCAATTAGAATGTTATGAAATTCGTGGAGTTATTGGTGCAGATGAATATCACGAATCAGTCCATAACAATTGTTTTACAAATCGGATGGTTCAATGGCATTTAGAAAAATCTTTATTCATCTATAATTGGCTGCATTCCACTTTCCCAGAAGTAGCTATAAAACTGGAGCAAAAATTACAAATCACCTCCGAAGTCCTCACAGATTGGCGCGAAATTATCACTAAAATTCTCATGCTTCACAATCCAGAAACCTTACTAATTGAGCAATGTGAGGGATTTTTTCAACTAGATGATATTAACTTAGCCGCTTATGAACCGCGAGAAAAATCAATCCAAATTATTTTGGGGATGGAAAAGACCAATCAAGGACAAGTAATTAAACAACCAGATGTATTAATGCTTCTGTATTTGATGCGAGAATCTGCCGATTTTCCCTATAATCAGTCAACATTACAGGTAAATTGGGACTATTACGCCCCCCGCACAGATATTAGTTATGGTTCTTCCTTGGGACCGGCCATTCACGCCATTTTAGCCGCTGATTTAGGCAAATCACAGGAGGCTTATGAATGCTTTATGCAAGCGGCAATGGTAGATTTAGAAGATAAACGCGGAAATACCCAAGATGGGATACATGGCGCTAGCGCTGGAGGCATTTGGCAAGCTGTAGTATTCGGTTTCGGTGGTATTCAATTTCGGGAAAATGTCCCCGTTGCCCATTCTCACCTACCCCCAACTTGGACAAGGCTGAAATTTAAGTTACAGTGGCATGGTAAATGGCACGAGTTCGATTTGCGTCAGGAATTGCCAAGGGTAGGGAAAACTAACATCCGGGGCGTGATTTTTGATTTAGATGGCGTGTTGACTGATACCGCAGAATATCATTACCAAGCTTGGCAAAAGTTAGCCAATGAGGAAGGGTTATTTTTTAATCGAGAAATTAATGAATCCTTGCGGGGTGTGTCTCGTCGCGCTTCTTTGATGTTAATTATTGGTAATCGAGAATATTCAGAAGTGCATATTCAGGAAATGATGGCTCGAAAAAATGATTATTATGTAGAACTAATTCATAATATTACACCCGCAGATTTATTACCAGGGGCTGTGGCTTTGTTGGATGAATTGCATCAAGCTGGGATCAAAATCGCCATTGGTTCTGCTAGTAAAAATGCCCGCATGGTGATTGAAAAATTGGGAATTGGTGGTAAAGTAGATGTTGTTACTGATGGTGATACTGTCCAAGCCGCCAAACCAGCGCCAGATTTATTTCTTAATGCTGCCAACCAGTTAGGAATTCCCCCAGATGAATGTGTGGTTTTTGAAGATGCATCCGTAGGTATTACAGCCGCTAAAGCAGCAAATATGTGGGCGGTAGGCTTGGGACCAGAGGAGAGGGTGGGGGCTGCTGATGTGGTTTTGCCTAGTTTAGCCGGAGTAATATGGGAGGAACTGATTAGGAGTTTATTTCACGCAGAGGCGTAG
- a CDS encoding phosphoribosyltransferase codes for MSKKFSNRIQAGQMLAQHLQAYSNREDVLVLALPRGGVPVAFEVAKLLNAAMDVCIVRKLGVPRHKELAMGAIASENIIVFNQDVIDSLGIDQEQITAVVNQELQELRRRNQTYRGNKPAINVKNKIVILIDDGIATGATMRAALTVIQQQQPAKIVVAVPVAPLNTCEELRLEVDDVVCLQSPEIMSAIGLWYDDFSQTTDNEVRALLGN; via the coding sequence ATGAGCAAAAAATTCTCTAACCGCATTCAAGCTGGTCAAATGTTAGCTCAACATTTGCAAGCTTATAGTAACCGTGAGGATGTATTGGTACTGGCTTTACCTCGTGGTGGTGTACCTGTAGCCTTTGAGGTTGCTAAACTTTTGAATGCGGCAATGGATGTGTGCATAGTCAGAAAACTTGGTGTACCTAGACACAAAGAACTGGCAATGGGGGCGATAGCTTCTGAAAATATTATCGTTTTCAACCAAGATGTAATTGACTCTTTAGGAATAGATCAAGAACAAATTACCGCTGTAGTTAACCAAGAACTGCAAGAATTAAGACGACGAAATCAGACTTATCGAGGGAATAAACCCGCAATTAATGTTAAAAATAAGATAGTTATTTTAATAGATGACGGTATTGCTACGGGTGCGACTATGCGGGCTGCACTAACCGTTATTCAGCAACAACAGCCAGCAAAAATTGTTGTTGCAGTTCCAGTTGCCCCCTTAAATACTTGTGAAGAATTGCGTTTAGAAGTGGATGACGTAGTTTGTTTGCAATCTCCAGAAATTATGTCTGCAATTGGTTTATGGTACGATGATTTTAGCCAAACCACAGATAACGAAGTTCGCGCACTTCTCGGCAATTGA
- a CDS encoding Hpt domain-containing protein, with translation MQFITSASQRDADNMGKTAHNLKSSSASLGAMDVHQLCLELELKRKNANLAGSLELVSQLINEYAQVEIALKKVLQVS, from the coding sequence ATGCAATTTATAACATCTGCAAGCCAGAGAGATGCTGATAATATGGGAAAAACAGCCCATAACTTAAAGTCTAGCAGTGCTTCTTTGGGAGCAATGGATGTCCATCAGCTTTGCTTAGAGTTAGAATTGAAAAGGAAGAATGCCAATTTGGCAGGGTCTTTAGAATTGGTGTCACAGTTGATTAATGAGTATGCACAGGTTGAAATTGCTTTAAAGAAAGTATTACAAGTGTCATGA
- a CDS encoding SRPBCC family protein — MSEWLEHSVQVEVEVPIELAWGLWSDLEQMPKWMKWIDSVTISPDNPEISLWKLSTGGLEFTWKSRITKMIPNQIIQWESVDGLPNQGAIRFYNRHDISIVKMTVSYAIPGLIGKLMDNLFLGKVVESTIQADLERFKEYALNVKTN, encoded by the coding sequence ATGAGTGAATGGTTAGAACACAGCGTCCAAGTAGAAGTAGAAGTTCCCATAGAACTAGCATGGGGATTGTGGTCTGATTTAGAGCAAATGCCTAAATGGATGAAATGGATTGATTCAGTCACAATTTCCCCGGATAACCCAGAAATTTCTCTGTGGAAACTAAGTACAGGAGGGTTAGAATTTACTTGGAAATCCCGAATTACGAAAATGATTCCTAATCAAATTATTCAATGGGAATCGGTTGATGGTTTGCCAAATCAAGGGGCTATTCGCTTTTATAATCGCCATGATATAAGTATTGTGAAAATGACAGTTTCCTATGCTATTCCTGGACTAATTGGTAAACTTATGGATAACTTATTTTTAGGAAAAGTGGTAGAATCCACAATTCAAGCAGATTTGGAAAGGTTTAAGGAATATGCCTTGAACGTGAAAACCAATTAA
- the zds gene encoding 9,9'-di-cis-zeta-carotene desaturase, producing MRVAIVGAGLAGLATAVDLVDAGCEVEIFESRPFVGGKVSSWVDGDGNHIEMGLHVFFGCYYNLFELMEKVGAGDNLRLKEHSHTFINKGGQTGALDFRFFTGAPFNGLKAFFTTSQLSVRDKIQNAIALGTSPIVQGLVDFDGAMKTIRKLDKISFSDWFYSHGGSKGSIKRLWNPIAYALGFIDCDNISARCMLTIFQFFAVRTEASILRMLEGSPQEYLHKPIVKYLEERGTKIYTRRQVREIKFAESGEQTQVTGILVAQGDAEEVITADAYLCACDVPGIQRVLPQPWRKWPEFDNIYKLDAVPVATVQLRFDGWVTELQDEKKRGKGGVTPPLQAAGIDNLLYTADADFSCFADLALTSPADYYRPGEGSLLQLVLTPGDPFIKQSNEAIANHVLKQVHELFPSSRDLNMTWYSVVKLAQSLYREAPGMDVYRPNQKTPVPNFFLAGSYTQQDYIDSMEGATVSGKRAAKVILESVKK from the coding sequence ATGCGCGTTGCAATTGTGGGTGCGGGATTAGCAGGGTTAGCAACTGCTGTAGATTTAGTAGATGCTGGCTGTGAAGTAGAAATTTTCGAGTCTCGTCCGTTTGTGGGGGGTAAAGTTAGCAGTTGGGTGGATGGTGACGGCAACCATATTGAAATGGGGCTGCACGTCTTTTTCGGCTGCTACTACAATCTGTTTGAGTTAATGGAGAAGGTGGGGGCTGGTGATAACTTACGCCTCAAGGAACATAGTCATACTTTTATCAATAAAGGCGGACAAACTGGGGCGTTAGATTTTCGCTTTTTCACGGGTGCGCCTTTTAATGGATTAAAGGCGTTTTTTACCACTTCTCAACTTTCGGTACGGGATAAAATCCAAAATGCGATCGCTCTGGGGACTAGCCCAATAGTTCAAGGTTTGGTAGACTTTGACGGGGCAATGAAAACTATTCGCAAATTAGATAAAATCAGTTTTTCCGACTGGTTCTATAGTCACGGAGGCAGTAAAGGCAGCATCAAACGTCTCTGGAATCCTATTGCTTACGCCTTGGGATTTATAGATTGTGATAATATATCCGCCCGGTGTATGTTGACAATTTTCCAGTTTTTTGCAGTCAGAACAGAAGCTTCAATTCTGCGAATGTTGGAAGGTTCACCCCAGGAATATTTACACAAACCTATTGTTAAGTATTTAGAAGAAAGAGGCACAAAAATATACACCCGTCGTCAAGTCCGAGAAATTAAATTTGCTGAGTCTGGAGAACAAACCCAAGTGACTGGGATATTAGTTGCCCAAGGTGATGCAGAAGAGGTGATCACTGCTGATGCTTATCTTTGCGCTTGTGATGTTCCCGGAATTCAGCGAGTTTTACCCCAACCTTGGCGAAAATGGCCAGAATTTGATAACATTTATAAACTAGATGCTGTCCCCGTCGCTACAGTGCAGCTACGTTTTGATGGTTGGGTGACAGAACTACAAGATGAGAAAAAACGGGGTAAAGGCGGAGTGACACCACCCTTACAGGCAGCAGGGATAGATAATTTGTTGTATACTGCTGATGCTGATTTCTCCTGTTTTGCTGATTTGGCTTTGACTAGTCCTGCCGATTATTATCGTCCTGGGGAGGGTTCATTATTGCAACTGGTATTGACACCGGGAGATCCTTTCATTAAACAAAGTAATGAAGCGATCGCTAATCACGTTCTCAAACAAGTTCATGAACTGTTCCCCTCGTCAAGAGATTTAAACATGACTTGGTATAGTGTCGTCAAACTGGCTCAATCTTTGTACAGAGAAGCACCAGGAATGGATGTCTACCGTCCCAATCAAAAAACACCTGTTCCTAACTTTTTCCTAGCTGGAAGTTACACACAACAAGATTATATTGACAGCATGGAAGGAGCAACAGTCTCTGGAAAACGTGCGGCTAAAGTAATTCTCGAAAGTGTTAAAAAATAG
- a CDS encoding ribbon-helix-helix domain-containing protein — translation MIMTNKKWAVKRITVNLATQEAEKLEKYCQQTGRPATDVIRELIRSLPQGEEITGG, via the coding sequence ATGATAATGACAAACAAAAAATGGGCGGTTAAACGCATAACAGTGAATCTAGCCACACAAGAGGCAGAAAAACTAGAAAAATATTGTCAACAGACAGGTAGACCAGCCACAGATGTGATTCGAGAACTGATTAGAAGTCTCCCTCAAGGTGAAGAGATTACAGGAGGGTGA
- a CDS encoding DUF6930 domain-containing protein — MTSFNRSTSRRLQKLTQIPSVWEGDRRPLSSPHTPFTDPDTKGDCILWVDASEGIVRGMDMIDPALGPEAIVRTLMRAIEHPQSPAKPGRPQRIVVRDREIQFYLRGVLQDLDIAIDYVPELPIIDELFRSFAEVIDSQTPDLPPKYAKLLHDKALEVWQAAPWRFLEEQQILSIEINQWDVEKLYASVMGMLGIEYGILFYRSEDSLKRFRAAVLADEDELNQDLEEAFLKQDCLFLTFDSLHDNEDDDLGNLAQMPLSEIQPTFGNIHPLEGLRSVLYEEEALLTFVAVESLLRFLRDHHRQLYDEDFLTLSQRYRISLPEPGNNRKSLTVIVSTMPELTAELEEMAGFDLDDEDEDDEDDSIFEALRDDLIPEDAFMSLGVLPWETLNHLRQAPNYQAAGEFEPAGDGLPVIVIQTSRPKAKGIIENIQAAGGLNAICFYTVTDPVDDDLYDLGLLQTHNSELFLFGQFLDDDPVHIEAKRKWHQRCQNTKGHCGLIIAKGLTGASRGNPQLRDMMALLEAHVLSSEELSLETVD, encoded by the coding sequence ATGACAAGTTTTAATCGCTCTACCAGTCGCCGGTTGCAGAAATTAACCCAGATTCCTTCTGTATGGGAGGGCGATCGCCGTCCATTGTCATCACCACACACCCCATTTACAGATCCAGACACCAAAGGAGACTGCATTCTTTGGGTAGATGCCTCAGAAGGCATTGTTAGAGGTATGGACATGATAGACCCCGCCCTGGGTCCCGAAGCCATTGTGCGTACCCTCATGCGGGCAATAGAACATCCCCAAAGCCCAGCTAAACCCGGTAGACCACAAAGAATAGTGGTGCGCGATCGGGAAATTCAATTTTACCTGCGCGGAGTCTTGCAGGATTTAGACATTGCCATCGACTACGTACCGGAATTACCGATAATTGACGAACTATTTCGCTCCTTTGCCGAAGTCATTGATAGCCAAACTCCCGACTTACCCCCCAAATACGCCAAACTCCTCCATGATAAAGCCTTAGAAGTCTGGCAAGCTGCCCCTTGGAGATTTCTAGAAGAACAGCAAATTTTATCCATAGAAATCAATCAATGGGACGTAGAAAAACTCTATGCATCCGTCATGGGAATGTTGGGCATTGAATATGGAATTTTGTTTTATCGTTCGGAAGATTCCCTCAAACGGTTTCGGGCTGCTGTTTTAGCTGACGAAGATGAACTAAATCAAGATTTAGAAGAAGCCTTCCTTAAACAAGACTGTCTATTTCTCACCTTTGACTCCCTGCACGACAACGAAGATGATGATTTGGGTAATTTGGCACAAATGCCCCTGTCCGAAATTCAACCTACCTTCGGCAATATTCACCCCCTAGAAGGGTTACGTTCCGTTTTGTATGAAGAAGAAGCACTACTCACTTTTGTTGCCGTAGAAAGTTTATTGCGGTTTCTCCGTGACCACCATCGGCAATTATATGACGAAGATTTTCTTACCCTGAGCCAACGTTATCGAATTTCCCTACCAGAACCCGGCAACAATCGCAAATCCTTAACTGTCATCGTTTCTACCATGCCAGAATTGACAGCAGAACTAGAGGAAATGGCTGGTTTTGATTTAGATGACGAAGATGAAGACGACGAAGATGATTCCATATTTGAAGCCTTAAGAGACGATTTAATCCCAGAGGATGCTTTCATGAGTTTGGGTGTCTTACCCTGGGAAACATTAAATCACCTGCGTCAAGCACCTAATTACCAAGCAGCAGGGGAATTTGAACCAGCCGGTGATGGTTTACCTGTGATTGTCATTCAAACCTCCCGTCCTAAAGCTAAAGGAATTATTGAAAATATTCAAGCCGCTGGAGGATTAAACGCCATCTGCTTTTACACCGTCACAGATCCAGTAGATGATGATCTATACGATTTAGGTTTATTACAAACGCATAACAGTGAATTATTTTTGTTTGGGCAATTTTTAGATGACGACCCAGTGCATATAGAAGCCAAGCGAAAATGGCATCAACGGTGTCAAAATACTAAAGGACATTGTGGGTTAATTATTGCCAAAGGATTAACTGGAGCTTCTCGTGGTAATCCCCAGTTAAGAGATATGATGGCTTTATTAGAAGCTCATGTACTTTCCTCGGAAGAATTAAGCTTGGAAACGGTTGACTAA
- a CDS encoding iron-sulfur cluster assembly accessory protein, with protein sequence MTQATQTQQRGILLSDAALRQVKSLQDKQGQDLCLRVGVRQGGCSGMSYMMDFEDVSKITPDDEVFDYDGFKIISDRKSLLYLYGLMLDYSDAMIGGGFQFTNPNAAQTCGCGKSFGV encoded by the coding sequence ATGACCCAAGCGACTCAAACTCAACAACGGGGAATTCTGTTATCTGACGCGGCATTGCGTCAGGTTAAGTCTCTTCAAGATAAGCAAGGGCAAGATTTATGCTTGCGGGTGGGAGTCAGACAAGGTGGTTGTTCGGGAATGTCTTACATGATGGATTTTGAGGATGTCAGCAAGATTACCCCTGATGATGAGGTTTTCGATTACGATGGCTTCAAAATTATTAGCGATCGCAAAAGTCTACTTTACCTTTACGGCTTAATGCTCGATTATAGTGATGCCATGATTGGTGGTGGTTTCCAATTCACTAACCCCAATGCCGCTCAAACTTGCGGTTGCGGTAAGTCTTTCGGCGTTTGA
- a CDS encoding tetratricopeptide repeat protein, whose product MTNTIDSLFDTGLERYKAGESVESLIPVFKEVCDRSPKASSAWICLAWLYLLDNKGKLAFNAANKAVKLNPQDPQGRINLALAMLETGQKGLREHIDVAQQLIFVNEEWQEEVKNSIEDGLTRKPDWKNLAKVKKWLFEE is encoded by the coding sequence ATGACTAATACAATTGATTCCCTATTTGATACAGGTTTAGAACGTTATAAAGCTGGAGAATCTGTAGAATCTTTGATTCCTGTATTTAAAGAGGTATGCGATCGCTCTCCTAAAGCTAGTTCAGCCTGGATTTGTTTAGCTTGGTTATATCTCCTTGATAACAAAGGTAAATTAGCTTTCAACGCTGCTAATAAAGCCGTGAAACTCAATCCCCAAGACCCACAAGGAAGAATTAATCTAGCTTTAGCTATGCTAGAAACAGGTCAGAAAGGTTTACGGGAACACATTGATGTAGCACAACAATTGATATTTGTCAATGAAGAATGGCAAGAAGAAGTTAAAAATAGCATTGAAGATGGTTTAACCAGAAAACCTGATTGGAAAAATTTAGCCAAAGTTAAAAAATGGTTATTTGAAGAATAG